One part of the Chryseobacterium sp. 7 genome encodes these proteins:
- the pgi gene encoding glucose-6-phosphate isomerase, producing the protein MLSKINPTQTNSWKALDEHFGGNDFDLRTLFQYNPNRFKEFSIQKDNYLFDYSKNLIDSRTKDLLLQLAEESQLKDAISKMFSGDKINETEGRAVLHTALRDFSDREILVDGENIKPQIKRVLEHMKSFSEKVISGVHKGFSGKEITDVVNIGIGGSDLGPVMVCSALKHFKTRLNAHFVSNVDGNHIAEVVKNLNPETTLFIIASKTFTTQETMTNANSAKDWFLKAGKQEDVAKHFVALSTNIEEVKKFGIAEENIFEFWDWVGGRYSLWSAIGLSIVLSVGYENFEQLLKGAFDTDQHFQTADFSENIPVLMGLLGIWYRNFYAATTYAILPYSQYLDRFAAYLQQGDMESNGKCVDRNGEFVEYETGPIIWGEPGTNGQHAFYQLIHQGTELIPADFIAYTKSPNKVSDHQDKLLANFFAQTEALAFGKLEEEVEEELRNSGKSDEEIDRLLNFKVFHGNTPTNSILFKELTPFSLGQLIALYEHKIFVQGVIWNIFSFDQFGVELGKVLANKILPELENSEAISSHDSSTNGLINYYKENK; encoded by the coding sequence ATGCTATCAAAAATAAATCCAACACAAACTAACAGCTGGAAAGCACTTGACGAACACTTCGGGGGAAACGATTTTGATCTTAGAACCCTTTTTCAATATAATCCGAACCGTTTTAAAGAGTTTTCCATTCAAAAGGACAACTACCTTTTTGATTATTCTAAAAACTTAATTGATTCCAGAACAAAGGATCTTTTACTACAATTGGCTGAGGAAAGCCAGCTAAAAGATGCTATTTCTAAAATGTTTTCCGGAGATAAAATCAATGAAACAGAAGGAAGAGCTGTGCTACACACTGCATTAAGAGATTTTTCTGACCGTGAGATCCTTGTGGACGGAGAAAACATCAAGCCACAGATCAAAAGAGTTCTTGAGCATATGAAGTCCTTTTCTGAAAAAGTGATTTCAGGAGTGCACAAAGGTTTCAGTGGAAAAGAAATTACGGATGTAGTGAACATCGGAATTGGAGGATCAGATTTGGGTCCTGTAATGGTTTGTTCTGCTTTAAAGCATTTTAAAACAAGATTAAACGCTCACTTTGTGTCCAATGTGGACGGAAATCATATCGCAGAAGTAGTGAAGAATTTAAATCCCGAAACTACTTTATTCATCATTGCTTCCAAGACATTTACCACTCAGGAAACAATGACGAATGCCAATTCAGCTAAAGACTGGTTCCTGAAAGCAGGAAAACAGGAAGATGTAGCAAAACATTTTGTTGCCTTATCTACTAATATTGAAGAAGTTAAGAAGTTTGGAATTGCAGAAGAAAATATTTTCGAGTTCTGGGACTGGGTAGGCGGAAGATACTCTCTTTGGAGTGCTATCGGACTAAGTATTGTTCTTTCTGTAGGATATGAAAACTTTGAACAGCTTCTAAAAGGAGCTTTTGATACAGATCAGCATTTCCAGACCGCAGATTTTTCGGAAAATATTCCTGTATTAATGGGACTTTTGGGAATCTGGTACCGTAATTTCTATGCGGCTACTACTTACGCAATCTTGCCTTATTCTCAATATCTGGACAGATTTGCAGCTTATCTTCAGCAGGGAGATATGGAAAGTAACGGAAAATGCGTAGACAGAAACGGAGAATTTGTAGAATATGAAACAGGACCTATTATTTGGGGAGAGCCCGGGACAAATGGTCAGCACGCATTCTATCAATTGATCCACCAGGGAACAGAATTGATCCCGGCAGACTTTATTGCCTATACAAAGAGTCCAAACAAAGTTTCGGATCACCAGGATAAATTATTAGCGAACTTTTTTGCTCAGACTGAAGCGCTTGCCTTCGGAAAGCTGGAAGAAGAAGTGGAAGAGGAACTTAGAAATTCCGGTAAATCTGATGAGGAAATTGACCGATTACTTAACTTCAAAGTCTTCCACGGAAACACACCAACTAACTCAATATTATTCAAAGAATTAACTCCTTTTTCATTAGGTCAGCTAATTGCTTTATATGAACACAAAATTTTTGTTCAGGGAGTAATCTGGAATATTTTCAGCTTTGACCAGTTTGGAGTGGAATTAGGAAAAGTATTAGCCAATAAAATCCTTCCTGAATTGGAGAACAGTGAGGCAATAAGCTCTCATGACAGTTCTACTAATGGATTGATTAATTACTATAAAGAAAATAAATAG
- a CDS encoding 7-carboxy-7-deazaguanine synthase QueE → MNKEEDILLKEGKMLPVMEHFYTLQGEGAHTGKAAYFIRLGGCDVGCHWCDVKESWDPELHPLMNTVEIAEMAAKHCKTIVLTGGEPLMWNLDILTSRLKELGCTVHIETSGAYPMSGQLDWITLSPKKTGLPKEEIYQKAHELKVIIFNQHDFTFAQEQAAKVSENCKLYLQSEWSKRDNMYPQITDFILAHPEWQASVQTHKYLNIP, encoded by the coding sequence ATGAATAAAGAAGAAGATATTTTATTAAAAGAAGGTAAAATGCTCCCTGTAATGGAGCATTTTTACACTTTACAGGGAGAAGGAGCACACACCGGAAAAGCCGCTTATTTTATCAGGCTGGGAGGGTGTGATGTAGGCTGTCACTGGTGTGATGTAAAAGAAAGCTGGGATCCCGAACTCCATCCTCTAATGAATACAGTAGAAATTGCAGAAATGGCTGCAAAACATTGTAAAACAATCGTTCTAACAGGAGGTGAACCTTTGATGTGGAACCTAGACATCCTGACTTCAAGACTGAAGGAGCTTGGATGTACCGTACATATTGAAACTTCAGGAGCCTATCCTATGAGCGGACAATTAGACTGGATCACCCTTTCACCAAAGAAAACAGGACTGCCTAAAGAAGAAATTTATCAAAAAGCCCATGAGCTTAAAGTGATTATCTTCAATCAGCATGACTTTACTTTTGCACAGGAACAGGCAGCAAAAGTTTCTGAAAACTGCAAGCTTTATCTTCAAAGCGAATGGAGCAAGAGGGATAATATGTATCCTCAGATCACAGATTTCATTCTTGCACATCCGGAATGGCAGGCTTCCGTTCAGACTCATAAATATCTGAATATCCCGTAA
- a CDS encoding DoxX family protein yields MKVIKFIVCLLFGLMFINAGLNKFFNYMPMEKPTPEQMKLFAAFGEISWLMPLVGIVEVIGGLLFIFPKTRALGAIVILPVMVGIVTHVFTMDKSPMGMGIAGVMFLINLWMIIDNKEKYKHLVS; encoded by the coding sequence ATGAAAGTAATAAAATTCATTGTATGTCTACTTTTCGGACTTATGTTTATTAACGCCGGATTAAACAAGTTCTTCAACTATATGCCTATGGAAAAACCGACTCCTGAGCAGATGAAACTTTTCGCAGCTTTCGGAGAAATCAGCTGGCTGATGCCTTTAGTAGGGATTGTAGAAGTCATTGGCGGATTATTATTCATCTTTCCAAAAACAAGAGCGTTGGGAGCCATTGTTATTTTACCTGTGATGGTAGGAATTGTGACACACGTATTCACTATGGACAAATCTCCAATGGGAATGGGCATTGCCGGAGTGATGTTCCTGATTAATCTTTGGATGATTATTGACAACAAGGAAAAATACAAACATTTAGTGTCGTAA
- a CDS encoding acyl-CoA dehydrogenase family protein → MSNTFSKIRNAIGLFTSINFDQLSAISQKVDLPKLMHNFSKLDDKQLTGLMKMLDPEKKKKELPPIDGDFYDIYHTLTPEQREIQLKVRAFMEKEVKPLVNHYWLRDEFPFELIPKFQKLDICGVTYEGYGCPGMPFLMEGVIAMEMARIDASIATFFGVQSGLAMGSIYICGSEEQKQKWLPQMQKFEKIGAFGLTEPEVGSGAAGGLTVTCKKTQEGWVLNGQKKWIGNATFADLIIIWARDLDSGEVKGFIVEKDNPGYSVEKIKGKMALRIVQNGLITLKDCLVTEENRLQNANSFKDTGKVLRMTRAGVAWMATGCARGAYESALDYTRKREQFGRPIASFQMIQGHLVEMLSNLTAMQTMVFRLSEMQDEGILKDEHASLAKVFCTLRTRDIVSRAREVLGGNGILLEYDVARFVADAEAIYSYEGTKEINSLIVGRSITGFSAFV, encoded by the coding sequence ATGTCAAATACTTTTTCCAAAATCAGAAACGCAATAGGATTATTCACATCCATAAATTTCGATCAGTTAAGTGCTATTTCTCAAAAAGTAGACCTGCCCAAACTGATGCATAATTTTTCAAAACTGGATGATAAACAGCTTACCGGGCTTATGAAAATGCTTGATCCCGAAAAGAAAAAAAAGGAACTTCCCCCTATTGACGGAGACTTCTATGATATCTACCATACTCTGACCCCTGAACAACGGGAAATTCAGCTTAAAGTAAGAGCATTCATGGAAAAAGAAGTAAAGCCTCTGGTCAATCACTACTGGCTCAGGGACGAATTCCCTTTTGAACTGATCCCGAAATTCCAGAAACTGGATATTTGCGGTGTTACTTATGAAGGGTATGGCTGTCCTGGAATGCCTTTCCTGATGGAAGGGGTTATTGCGATGGAAATGGCAAGAATAGATGCTTCCATTGCTACTTTCTTTGGAGTGCAATCCGGACTTGCAATGGGTTCTATTTATATCTGTGGATCAGAAGAGCAGAAGCAGAAATGGCTTCCACAAATGCAGAAATTTGAAAAAATAGGGGCTTTTGGTCTTACCGAGCCGGAAGTAGGCTCAGGAGCTGCAGGCGGACTTACCGTTACCTGTAAAAAAACACAGGAAGGCTGGGTTCTTAACGGTCAGAAAAAATGGATTGGGAATGCAACATTTGCTGATTTAATAATTATCTGGGCAAGAGATCTGGATAGTGGAGAAGTGAAAGGATTTATTGTAGAAAAAGATAATCCTGGATATTCTGTAGAAAAGATCAAAGGAAAAATGGCTTTAAGAATTGTCCAGAATGGATTAATTACCTTGAAAGACTGTCTTGTAACTGAAGAAAACCGTTTGCAGAATGCCAACTCCTTTAAAGATACAGGAAAAGTACTGAGAATGACCAGAGCAGGAGTAGCATGGATGGCTACAGGCTGCGCACGTGGAGCTTACGAAAGTGCTCTGGATTATACCCGAAAAAGAGAACAGTTTGGAAGGCCTATTGCTTCATTCCAGATGATTCAGGGGCATTTGGTAGAAATGCTGTCCAACCTTACTGCCATGCAAACAATGGTTTTCAGATTGTCTGAAATGCAGGATGAAGGAATTTTAAAAGATGAGCATGCTTCTTTAGCTAAGGTTTTCTGTACTCTCAGAACAAGAGATATTGTTTCCAGAGCAAGAGAAGTACTGGGAGGAAACGGAATTCTGCTGGAGTACGATGTAGCCAGATTTGTTGCTGATGCAGAAGCTATTTATTCTTACGAAGGAACAAAAGAAATAAACTCGCTCATCGTAGGAAGATCGATTACAGGTTTCAGCGCTTTTGTATAG
- a CDS encoding bifunctional 5,10-methylenetetrahydrofolate dehydrogenase/5,10-methenyltetrahydrofolate cyclohydrolase: MAEILDGLKVSKEIKAEIKVEVEKILASKRRAPHLVAILVGNNGASKAYVNAKVKDCEEVGFQSSLIKFPSTVSESELLEKIDELNKSKAVDGFIVQLPLPDQIDQEKIINAIDPRKDVDGFHPENFGKMALEMDTFLPATPFGILTLLERYNIETKGKDCVIIGRSKIVGRPMSILMGRKDFPGNSTVTLTHSYTKDIEEYTRKADIVITALGDPHFLKGDMIKAGAVIVDVGITRVDNDSPKGYYLAGDVDFDSCAEKASWITPVPGGVGPMTRAMLMKNTIIAYKTSVYND, encoded by the coding sequence ATGGCAGAAATTCTTGACGGACTTAAAGTATCCAAGGAAATTAAAGCAGAGATCAAGGTTGAAGTAGAAAAGATTCTCGCAAGCAAAAGAAGAGCTCCGCATTTGGTAGCTATTCTTGTAGGAAACAATGGAGCTAGCAAGGCTTATGTAAATGCTAAAGTGAAAGACTGTGAGGAAGTAGGATTTCAATCAAGCTTGATCAAATTCCCAAGCACGGTTTCAGAATCTGAATTATTGGAAAAAATTGATGAGCTTAATAAGTCTAAAGCAGTAGATGGATTTATCGTTCAGCTGCCTTTACCAGACCAGATTGATCAGGAAAAAATCATCAATGCTATTGATCCAAGAAAAGATGTGGATGGTTTCCACCCTGAAAACTTCGGAAAAATGGCTCTTGAGATGGATACTTTCTTACCGGCAACTCCTTTCGGTATTTTAACATTATTAGAAAGATATAATATTGAAACCAAAGGAAAAGACTGTGTAATCATCGGAAGAAGTAAAATTGTAGGAAGACCAATGAGCATCCTGATGGGAAGAAAAGATTTCCCTGGAAACTCTACCGTTACCCTTACGCACTCATACACGAAAGACATCGAAGAATATACGAGAAAAGCAGATATTGTAATTACTGCTTTAGGAGATCCTCATTTCTTAAAAGGAGATATGATTAAAGCAGGAGCAGTAATCGTAGACGTGGGTATTACAAGAGTAGATAATGACTCTCCAAAAGGATATTACCTTGCAGGTGACGTAGATTTTGACAGCTGTGCAGAAAAAGCAAGCTGGATTACCCCCGTACCTGGAGGAGTAGGACCAATGACAAGAGCAATGTTGATGAAAAACACCATCATTGCTTACAAAACTTCGGTCTATAACGACTAA
- a CDS encoding DUF4349 domain-containing protein — translation MKTTYITLSLSAVLLLGIYSCKKGEVSSKELEAYAATDSAAVILSDSISSVADMKVKDKQFIKTADVNMEVKDVYNATIAIEKSVQDLGGFVTNSNLQSNVVSENTYNTSNEEAMLVKKYQTENRMQVRIPTEKLGELLTAINTNKLFLNSRSINAEDVTANIKYSELEGKRNQKTSDNINKLKTNKDKVKLDDENMSEGNLQKLSSINMTDNLKYSTIDIYIKEPQLRIAEIAVTNTTSIDNKYKYNFIYDAKDGFVYGFYLIQRIIVALINVWPLVLIAAIIIYFLRKRKILKPEHSKIQE, via the coding sequence ATGAAAACTACTTACATTACATTATCTCTATCTGCTGTTCTTTTATTAGGAATTTATTCATGTAAAAAGGGAGAAGTCTCCTCTAAAGAACTTGAAGCTTATGCTGCAACAGACTCTGCAGCAGTGATTCTATCAGATAGCATCTCCTCCGTTGCAGATATGAAAGTAAAAGACAAACAGTTCATCAAAACTGCGGATGTGAATATGGAAGTAAAAGATGTATATAATGCAACTATTGCCATTGAAAAATCTGTACAGGATCTTGGAGGATTTGTGACCAACAGCAATCTTCAAAGCAACGTGGTTTCTGAAAACACTTATAACACTTCTAATGAAGAAGCAATGCTGGTAAAAAAATATCAGACAGAGAACAGAATGCAGGTACGTATTCCTACGGAAAAGCTTGGGGAATTATTAACAGCTATCAATACGAACAAATTATTTCTTAATTCAAGATCTATCAATGCGGAAGATGTAACAGCTAACATCAAATATTCTGAACTGGAAGGAAAAAGAAATCAAAAAACTTCTGATAATATCAATAAACTGAAAACAAATAAAGATAAAGTAAAGCTGGACGATGAGAACATGTCTGAAGGAAATCTTCAAAAACTTTCCAGCATAAACATGACAGATAACCTGAAATACAGCACCATAGATATCTACATCAAAGAACCTCAATTGCGTATTGCAGAAATTGCTGTTACCAATACAACAAGCATTGACAATAAATATAAATACAATTTCATCTATGATGCTAAAGATGGATTTGTGTACGGCTTCTATCTGATTCAGAGAATTATAGTAGCTCTCATCAATGTATGGCCCCTTGTATTAATTGCTGCAATAATCATCTATTTTTTAAGAAAAAGAAAAATTTTAAAACCTGAACATTCAAAAATCCAGGAATAA
- a CDS encoding exopolysaccharide biosynthesis polyprenyl glycosylphosphotransferase — protein sequence MQRIRYSRYLKSIIMLLDLMVIASIFIFFFISRNEGLKYDKETWYQNIFSLILLFLFWVLLSGRTKIYNIPRNLTYTLFLERLLIHFLFFILGVLLIGKVSNNVFFNSDIYWLSLYLFIFIFLEKSLIYFAIKYLRSLGANYRNVMFLGDQQSTEILKNIFLDRKDYGYRIFEYDSSFININELVAFWKKNGIHTLFLSMENSYDERLENEIFKLAEDNKIHISLIPSITQSDFFLYDLGYIQTQPVLNQARYSLDYYSNFLMKRTFDIFFSVIILVFICSWVFPIIAILIKTTSKGPVFFLQKRYGFHEEVFHCLKFRTMVVNDESTTKTTSVNDSRITKVGKFLRKTSLDELPQFINVLKGEMSVVGPRPHMLSVDNYYKPKIGRYSLRSMASPGITGLAQVNGLRGDFGDVEVEMKKRVLADAFYVRNWSFVLDLVIILKTVLLVIGGDKNAK from the coding sequence ATGCAGAGAATTCGATACTCTAGATACCTGAAATCGATCATTATGTTGCTTGACCTCATGGTTATTGCATCTATCTTCATATTCTTTTTTATAAGCAGAAACGAAGGTTTAAAATATGATAAAGAAACCTGGTATCAGAATATTTTTTCTCTGATTCTGTTGTTTTTGTTCTGGGTGCTTCTAAGCGGTAGGACAAAAATCTACAATATTCCGAGGAACCTTACTTATACGCTGTTTCTTGAACGCCTTTTAATCCATTTCCTCTTTTTTATACTTGGCGTACTGCTTATAGGAAAGGTAAGTAACAATGTTTTTTTCAATTCGGATATCTATTGGCTTTCGCTGTATCTGTTTATTTTTATTTTTCTGGAAAAATCACTGATCTATTTCGCAATCAAATATTTACGATCACTTGGAGCCAATTACAGAAATGTAATGTTTTTAGGAGACCAACAGTCTACTGAGATTCTGAAGAATATATTCTTAGATCGTAAAGATTATGGATACAGGATATTTGAATACGATAGCTCTTTCATTAACATTAATGAACTTGTTGCCTTCTGGAAGAAAAACGGGATTCATACTTTATTCCTATCCATGGAAAATTCATATGATGAGAGGCTTGAAAATGAGATTTTCAAATTGGCAGAAGACAATAAGATCCATATTTCACTGATTCCAAGTATCACACAAAGCGATTTTTTCCTGTATGATCTTGGCTATATACAAACCCAGCCGGTACTTAACCAGGCAAGATATTCGTTAGATTATTATTCTAATTTCCTGATGAAAAGGACGTTTGATATTTTCTTTTCTGTTATTATATTGGTTTTTATCTGCTCATGGGTATTCCCGATTATTGCCATTTTAATCAAGACCACCTCCAAAGGGCCTGTATTTTTCCTTCAGAAAAGATATGGCTTCCATGAAGAAGTGTTCCATTGTTTAAAATTCAGAACAATGGTTGTGAATGATGAGTCTACCACGAAAACCACATCAGTAAATGATTCCAGAATTACCAAAGTAGGCAAATTCTTAAGAAAAACCAGCCTTGATGAGCTTCCGCAATTCATTAACGTATTGAAAGGAGAAATGTCTGTAGTAGGGCCACGTCCTCATATGCTTTCCGTAGATAATTATTATAAACCAAAAATCGGAAGATATAGCTTAAGAAGTATGGCAAGCCCTGGCATCACAGGATTAGCACAGGTAAACGGATTGCGTGGTGACTTCGGTGATGTGGAAGTAGAAATGAAAAAAAGAGTTCTGGCAGATGCATTCTATGTAAGAAACTGGAGCTTTGTACTGGATCTGGTTATTATTTTGAAAACCGTTTTGCTTGTTATAGGCGGAGACAAAAATGCCAAATAA